From a single Lewinella sp. LCG006 genomic region:
- a CDS encoding fibronectin type III domain-containing protein: protein MRLLLTFGFTVICSFLSAQTIQVLPYLQKATPNGIYVLWETDQGEESTLEWGPTTDLGNTTTGNTTTTTASTRMHEVQLTGLERFTTYYYRVKTGSAVSDIFSFKTPPFASDNESFRLLAMSDMQRDGNQPDKYREIIQDGVIPYLNDHFSGTLTEELALVMIPGDLVENGNVYSQWKDHFFTPAQPLLSRIPIYPVPGNHENNSNTFFQYFNLPDNGSAGSEEHWWYHDYGNLRIIGLDSNGPYTTQQQLDWLADVLATTCDNEEIDFVFAQLHHPHLSELWLPGESNFTGEVIQRLEDFSSSCGKPSIHFFGHTHGYSRGQSRDHKHLWVNVATAGGAIDHWGDYPQADYDEFTVSRDEWGFVTVDITAGEAPQFTLKRISRGNEANFLDNMLVDSLTVRKADQQVDQPTAIFPNFDLVSPECVLLKAGDFSSVVPDATHGQSHWQVFADCDDLSNPVAERWKSYQNLYFNEDTQAGDDLTDERITGLAPNTNYCWRVRYRDRELNWSEWSEIVPFATGNSSFSNNLLLNPGAENLLQYWNATQGITEALTSGECNGIAPHSGSYYFAVGGLCEESPFAQCVQEINVVAFADSIDTGNWQANFGGYLANFSGSDRPALYLRFLNEAGTVLDTIAEFASLSSNWTLVDEFHSIPPQTRLIEFVLTGTRNAGTDNDSYFDDLFLRVGNMTDACSEYITGNSSASPPAKSLQVAPNPWSNTCRILLPNASAEEMTLHLTNDIGQKVPVRFTQEGNQFLLERSSLSAGIYFFSIRQAGVLIGSGRFVVE, encoded by the coding sequence ATGCGACTATTGCTAACTTTTGGTTTTACGGTCATCTGTTCCTTTCTTTCCGCACAAACCATACAAGTTCTCCCCTATCTCCAAAAAGCAACACCTAACGGTATTTACGTTCTTTGGGAAACCGACCAGGGAGAAGAAAGCACGCTAGAATGGGGCCCAACAACCGATTTAGGCAATACGACCACAGGCAATACAACGACAACGACTGCCAGCACCCGCATGCACGAGGTGCAACTGACGGGCCTGGAACGGTTTACGACCTACTATTACCGCGTAAAAACGGGCAGTGCGGTATCTGACATCTTCAGTTTTAAAACGCCTCCTTTTGCCAGTGACAATGAGTCGTTTCGCCTACTCGCCATGAGCGATATGCAACGCGACGGTAACCAACCAGATAAATATCGTGAGATTATCCAGGATGGGGTGATTCCTTACCTCAATGATCATTTCAGCGGTACCCTTACCGAGGAGCTGGCACTGGTGATGATCCCTGGCGATTTGGTAGAAAATGGCAATGTCTACAGCCAGTGGAAAGACCACTTCTTCACACCAGCGCAGCCACTCCTTAGCCGCATCCCCATCTATCCGGTGCCCGGGAATCACGAAAATAATTCAAATACCTTTTTCCAATATTTCAACCTGCCCGACAATGGGAGCGCAGGCTCGGAAGAACATTGGTGGTACCATGATTATGGTAATCTGCGCATCATTGGGCTCGACTCTAATGGTCCTTACACCACGCAGCAACAGTTGGACTGGTTGGCAGATGTTTTGGCCACGACTTGTGACAATGAGGAGATTGATTTCGTCTTCGCCCAGCTTCATCATCCTCATCTTTCGGAATTATGGCTACCAGGAGAGTCTAATTTCACCGGTGAGGTCATCCAGCGATTAGAGGATTTTAGCAGCTCTTGCGGCAAGCCGAGCATCCATTTTTTCGGACACACGCATGGTTACTCTCGTGGCCAGTCGCGGGATCACAAACACCTTTGGGTGAATGTAGCTACGGCAGGTGGCGCCATCGACCATTGGGGAGATTACCCGCAGGCGGATTATGATGAATTTACGGTTTCCCGCGATGAATGGGGATTTGTAACGGTGGATATTACAGCTGGTGAAGCACCACAATTCACCCTAAAAAGAATCAGCCGGGGGAACGAAGCCAACTTTCTAGACAATATGCTGGTTGATAGCCTGACGGTACGTAAAGCCGATCAGCAAGTAGATCAACCTACTGCCATCTTCCCTAATTTCGACCTTGTTTCTCCAGAATGTGTTTTACTCAAGGCGGGTGATTTCTCTTCCGTTGTACCAGACGCCACCCACGGGCAAAGTCATTGGCAGGTTTTCGCCGATTGCGACGACCTCTCCAATCCCGTAGCTGAACGCTGGAAAAGCTACCAAAACCTCTACTTCAACGAAGACACCCAAGCCGGCGACGACCTCACCGATGAGCGGATCACCGGGCTCGCTCCCAATACCAACTACTGCTGGCGGGTACGCTACCGCGATCGCGAGCTTAACTGGAGTGAATGGTCGGAAATCGTACCTTTTGCCACAGGCAATTCTTCTTTTTCCAATAATCTATTGCTCAATCCCGGGGCAGAAAACCTACTCCAATACTGGAATGCTACCCAAGGGATCACCGAAGCACTGACTTCTGGAGAATGCAATGGCATTGCTCCTCACAGTGGCAGCTACTACTTTGCCGTAGGCGGCTTGTGCGAAGAAAGTCCTTTTGCTCAATGTGTCCAGGAAATCAATGTAGTCGCCTTTGCTGACTCGATTGATACCGGCAACTGGCAGGCCAATTTCGGCGGCTACCTTGCCAATTTCTCCGGCAGTGATCGCCCGGCACTCTACTTGCGATTTCTGAATGAAGCGGGCACGGTATTGGACACAATCGCTGAATTTGCCAGTTTAAGCAGCAACTGGACGCTGGTAGATGAATTTCATAGTATTCCTCCCCAAACCCGCTTGATTGAGTTTGTACTCACAGGCACCCGCAATGCCGGCACGGATAATGATAGTTATTTTGATGACTTGTTTTTGCGCGTGGGTAACATGACTGACGCTTGCTCAGAATACATCACGGGCAACTCTTCGGCATCTCCTCCTGCGAAATCACTACAGGTAGCTCCCAACCCTTGGTCGAATACTTGCCGGATACTGTTGCCGAATGCCAGTGCCGAAGAAATGACCCTTCACCTAACCAATGACATTGGCCAGAAGGTTCCCGTTCGCTTTACTCAAGAGGGCAATCAGTTCTTACTGGAACGATCAAGTCTAAGTGCAGGGATTTATTTCTTCAGCATAAGACAGGCTGGCGTACTGATAGGAAGTGGCCGATTTGTAGTGGAGTAG
- a CDS encoding OmpA family protein produces MKFMKSLLVMLAILPLLISCVSKKQYDALQAELEAANKMEEQCAIDISRLSNQFNTCEQERVRLTALLQGRTEQIQQLQDQIKDVQAQRDRTVEQLGNLTTLSQSASNNVSTTLSQLDGKDKYIQMLQLAKTKADSINLALAVNLKGVLAKGIEDEDVEIEVDKTVVFINLSDKMLYESGSYNITARATEVLGKIAQIVKSRPDMEVMVEGYTDNVPISSACVKDNWDLSVLRATSVARALQITHGVDPNRLIAAGRGQYNALASNDTAAGRATNRRTRIIILPKLNQFYDLLNPDLAAQKID; encoded by the coding sequence ATGAAGTTTATGAAAAGTCTGTTGGTGATGCTGGCAATACTGCCCTTGTTGATTTCCTGCGTAAGCAAAAAACAGTACGATGCCTTACAGGCAGAGCTGGAAGCTGCAAACAAAATGGAAGAGCAATGCGCCATTGATATTAGCCGGTTGAGCAACCAATTTAATACCTGTGAGCAGGAAAGAGTACGCCTTACTGCTTTGCTGCAAGGCCGCACTGAACAGATCCAGCAATTGCAAGATCAGATCAAAGACGTGCAAGCACAGCGTGACCGTACCGTAGAACAATTAGGCAATTTGACGACCCTTTCTCAGTCTGCAAGCAACAATGTTTCTACCACCTTGTCTCAGCTGGATGGCAAAGACAAATACATTCAGATGCTACAATTGGCCAAGACGAAAGCCGACTCTATCAACCTGGCGCTGGCGGTCAACCTGAAAGGGGTATTGGCGAAAGGCATCGAAGATGAAGATGTGGAAATCGAAGTTGACAAAACCGTGGTTTTTATCAACTTGTCGGATAAGATGCTCTACGAAAGTGGTAGCTACAACATCACAGCACGTGCTACGGAAGTATTGGGTAAAATCGCCCAAATCGTGAAGTCTCGCCCTGATATGGAAGTGATGGTAGAAGGCTACACCGACAATGTGCCGATCAGCAGTGCTTGTGTGAAAGACAACTGGGACTTGAGTGTACTACGGGCAACTTCGGTAGCTCGCGCGCTGCAAATTACCCACGGTGTTGATCCCAATCGCTTGATTGCTGCGGGACGTGGTCAGTACAATGCACTCGCCAGCAATGATACTGCTGCCGGCCGTGCTACCAACCGCCGTACGCGGATCATCATTCTACCTAAACTGAACCAGTTTTACGATCTGCTAAACCCAGATCTGGCTGCTCAGAAGATCGACTAA
- a CDS encoding CocE/NonD family hydrolase, whose amino-acid sequence MINLISKLLLFVLIVSAYSSLAAQESSEYQRLAEIAVIEQKVMMPMRDGVRLATDIYRPKGDAKVPVIFSRTPYNFNPYGDGEERTRTYTSAYEAVSRGYAYVVQNERGRYFSEGKWDILGVPLTDGYDAFSWMKDQEWCNGKIGTYGCSSTAEWQMAVAALDHPSHAAMVPMGYGAGVGRVGDIYEQGNWYRGGAQQMLFTAWLYSVQHDPMAPRLPEGISTEDLRRLQRFYDMSPEYPRVDWKEGLAHLPVSEIIENQQGPKGIYEDMIQRKPNDPDWYKGGLYHDDMVLAVPSFWFCSWYDVSITPNLALFNHARKNAAPDVRDHQYLFIAPTLHCRYTRATENTIVGERSVGDARYDYDALIYGWFDYWLKGEKNDVLEKTPRVTYYTMGSNKWQTAEQWPPAAAKMETYYLDSEGGANSLYGNGKLTTTMPKTDRPDSFTYDPHNPVMSYGGNVCCTGNAVEGGSFDQQQMETRNDILVYSTPPLAEGVELTGSVECTLYISSDAKDTDFTLKLIDVYPDGTAYNLDETIQRVRYREGYDKEVFMKEGEVYKVDLTALSTSNYFAKGHQIRIEVSSSNFPRFERNLNTGGNNYDEAKGVVAHNKVHHSAKYPSQVRLPLIRN is encoded by the coding sequence ATGATTAACCTTATTTCTAAATTATTACTATTCGTACTAATTGTCAGTGCTTATTCGAGCCTTGCCGCTCAGGAATCAAGCGAATATCAACGACTGGCTGAAATTGCCGTCATTGAGCAAAAAGTAATGATGCCGATGCGCGATGGCGTACGGCTTGCTACCGATATCTACCGCCCGAAAGGGGATGCTAAAGTCCCGGTTATTTTTTCGCGGACGCCTTACAATTTCAATCCTTACGGCGATGGCGAAGAGCGCACCCGTACTTATACCAGTGCTTATGAGGCCGTGTCGCGGGGCTATGCTTATGTAGTGCAAAATGAGCGCGGCCGTTACTTTTCGGAAGGCAAATGGGACATTCTCGGCGTACCGCTCACCGATGGCTACGATGCCTTTAGCTGGATGAAAGACCAGGAATGGTGCAATGGCAAAATCGGCACCTACGGATGTTCTTCTACCGCTGAGTGGCAGATGGCCGTTGCTGCCCTGGATCACCCTTCCCACGCGGCCATGGTACCCATGGGCTATGGCGCCGGGGTAGGTCGTGTAGGCGATATTTACGAACAGGGCAACTGGTACCGCGGTGGAGCGCAGCAGATGCTCTTCACGGCCTGGCTGTATTCCGTTCAGCACGACCCCATGGCGCCGCGCTTGCCGGAAGGGATTTCAACGGAAGACCTGCGCCGCCTACAACGCTTTTATGATATGTCGCCGGAGTACCCTCGGGTTGACTGGAAGGAAGGACTGGCGCATTTGCCGGTGTCGGAAATTATTGAAAACCAGCAAGGACCAAAAGGTATTTACGAAGACATGATCCAGCGCAAGCCCAATGATCCCGACTGGTACAAGGGCGGGCTTTACCACGACGATATGGTATTGGCGGTGCCCAGCTTTTGGTTCTGTAGCTGGTACGATGTATCCATCACGCCCAATTTAGCTTTATTCAATCACGCCAGAAAGAATGCGGCCCCGGATGTGCGCGATCACCAATACCTCTTTATTGCACCCACCTTACACTGCCGCTACACGCGCGCAACGGAGAATACCATCGTTGGCGAGCGCTCGGTAGGTGATGCCCGCTACGATTACGATGCGCTGATTTACGGCTGGTTTGACTACTGGCTGAAGGGCGAAAAGAACGATGTCCTGGAAAAAACACCACGCGTGACTTACTACACCATGGGAAGCAACAAGTGGCAAACCGCTGAGCAATGGCCACCCGCTGCTGCAAAGATGGAGACCTACTACCTGGACAGCGAAGGAGGTGCCAATAGCCTCTACGGCAATGGTAAACTGACGACCACCATGCCCAAAACTGATCGCCCCGATAGTTTTACCTACGATCCCCACAATCCGGTGATGTCTTACGGTGGAAATGTCTGCTGCACCGGCAATGCCGTCGAAGGAGGTTCCTTTGATCAGCAACAAATGGAAACCCGCAACGATATCCTGGTATACAGCACCCCGCCGCTTGCCGAAGGGGTAGAATTGACTGGATCGGTAGAATGTACCCTTTACATTAGTTCTGATGCAAAAGATACCGATTTTACGCTAAAACTTATCGATGTTTATCCCGATGGCACTGCTTACAACCTGGATGAAACCATCCAAAGAGTGCGTTACCGCGAGGGCTACGACAAGGAGGTGTTTATGAAAGAAGGAGAGGTCTACAAAGTGGATCTTACGGCGCTTTCCACCAGCAATTACTTTGCTAAAGGGCACCAAATCAGGATAGAAGTTTCCAGCAGTAATTTTCCTCGTTTTGAGCGTAACTTAAATACGGGTGGCAATAATTACGACGAAGCCAAAGGCGTTGTAGCTCATAACAAGGTACACCACTCCGCAAAATACCCGTCACAGGTGCGTTTGCCATTGATTCGGAACTAA
- a CDS encoding T9SS type A sorting domain-containing protein: MKPLYLSLIFFTCVLSPSHAQVVDSTFGEPNSFVSGGYVPGMTGNDFSEREDRAYVMLFSDDGKIIMAGHTAGENDSDFAFTRMLDNGQYDQEAGPDGKVRLDLGLQHDSCLAAVRYGPDQMLMGGSGEQAGEAGFSALLIKTDFDGQLISSFGTEGKVFLNLPGQHEMITRLHPLPDGKIMVAGNVFFGPSYPYPDSTSIFVGRLLENGSVDSSFGTNGFIYKNRYACPSSILGDLVFYPDGAFLLTAETYNPYPGLQYPEGPCETSIYVSRYLPDGAIDLAFGEAGTTDVTTTAGWAKALGIYEDGKIVVAGLTSDGLTMPNYTTVARLLPDGSLDSTFANNGVFKEFIFSPDIDPANPVDLVVRGEEVLVGFSATEYRGYFSFGALYLTNEGQRKPNFGNNGLLTYHSIYPATRYRIKELRLSEDQQSLYFVGSYRKLIHFDNMFICKLDISDQTVATDAGLYNIQAAQLYPNPLKAGEVLHIELPGLGETSGDLLLQVYDSRGSLVMHQKTDAYALAVGLSLPVRSQGVYFVEVSNEEGRYFGKVLVLD, translated from the coding sequence ATGAAACCTCTCTACCTATCCCTCATTTTTTTCACATGCGTTCTTTCCCCTAGCCACGCACAAGTTGTAGACTCCACTTTTGGCGAGCCCAATTCTTTTGTGTCAGGTGGTTATGTTCCTGGTATGACAGGAAATGATTTTTCAGAAAGAGAGGATCGAGCGTACGTAATGCTTTTTTCAGACGACGGCAAAATTATTATGGCGGGTCACACTGCTGGCGAAAATGATAGTGACTTTGCCTTTACACGTATGCTGGACAATGGTCAGTATGATCAAGAGGCAGGACCAGACGGTAAGGTACGGTTAGACTTGGGCTTGCAACACGATTCCTGCCTGGCCGCCGTCCGCTACGGCCCCGATCAAATGCTGATGGGAGGCAGTGGGGAGCAAGCAGGAGAAGCCGGTTTTTCTGCCTTATTGATCAAAACGGATTTTGACGGCCAGCTCATTAGCAGCTTTGGAACGGAGGGAAAAGTATTTCTGAACTTACCGGGGCAACACGAGATGATTACTCGCCTGCATCCGCTTCCGGATGGTAAGATTATGGTTGCGGGCAATGTCTTCTTCGGCCCTTCCTATCCTTATCCCGATTCTACCTCCATTTTTGTCGGCCGCTTATTGGAAAATGGCAGCGTAGACAGCAGCTTTGGAACTAACGGGTTTATCTACAAAAACCGCTACGCCTGCCCCTCCAGCATCCTGGGCGATCTGGTGTTTTATCCCGATGGTGCATTCCTTCTTACTGCGGAAACCTATAATCCTTATCCTGGACTCCAATATCCAGAAGGCCCTTGTGAAACCAGTATATACGTATCACGCTATTTACCAGATGGAGCAATTGATCTAGCTTTTGGAGAAGCCGGCACAACCGATGTGACTACAACAGCAGGCTGGGCAAAGGCACTGGGCATTTATGAAGATGGCAAGATTGTTGTAGCAGGATTAACATCTGATGGTTTGACAATGCCAAATTACACTACAGTTGCCAGGCTACTACCGGATGGCAGCCTCGACAGTACTTTTGCCAATAATGGTGTTTTTAAGGAATTTATATTTAGTCCTGATATTGATCCGGCCAATCCTGTAGACCTGGTGGTGCGGGGAGAGGAGGTTTTGGTGGGCTTTAGTGCAACCGAGTATAGAGGTTATTTCTCTTTTGGTGCCCTTTACTTAACCAATGAGGGGCAACGGAAACCTAATTTCGGCAACAATGGTTTATTGACCTATCACAGCATTTATCCTGCGACAAGGTATCGCATAAAAGAATTACGGTTATCAGAAGATCAACAAAGCCTGTATTTTGTTGGCAGCTATCGGAAGCTTATCCATTTTGATAATATGTTTATCTGCAAACTAGATATTAGTGACCAAACAGTGGCTACAGACGCTGGCTTGTACAACATCCAGGCAGCCCAGCTCTACCCCAATCCACTAAAAGCGGGAGAAGTACTGCATATTGAATTGCCTGGCCTTGGTGAAACAAGTGGTGACTTACTCCTTCAGGTATACGACAGTAGAGGCTCGCTGGTGATGCACCAGAAAACAGATGCCTATGCCTTAGCTGTAGGTCTTTCCTTGCCAGTACGCAGCCAGGGCGTTTATTTTGTTGAGGTATCCAATGAGGAGGGGCGGTATTTTGGTAAGGTGCTGGTGTTGGACTAA